The Schistocerca americana isolate TAMUIC-IGC-003095 chromosome 5, iqSchAmer2.1, whole genome shotgun sequence genome includes a window with the following:
- the LOC124616454 gene encoding secreted RxLR effector protein 161-like, whose translation MSKSTATTNKVFEEFKTHLEIVVDNPRYFVGLEIKQNHESKKLFVCQNGYISGLLETFNMNSCKPYAKSTDCSLELYLGQCPANEDKKSMENIPFHVAVGGLMFVATVTRPDIMSFFSQISRFLNNPEPEHWTADKHILKYLKGTRGKGFKSCGNKLKLHFYSNPDFTGDNDTRRSTTSYVNVLTIGPVIWISRRQKCVAISMTEIGYIAGSDTAAVCYYL comes from the coding sequence ATGAGTAAATCAACAGCAACGACAAATAAAGTATTTGAAGAATTCAAAACTCATTTAGAGATTGTGGTTGACAATCCCAGGTACTTTGTAGGATTGGAAATCAAGCAAAATCATGAAAGTAAAAAACTATTTGTCTGCCAAAATGGCTACATTAGTGGCCTCTTAGAGACATTCAACATGAACAGTTGCAAGCCCTATGCAAAATCCACTGACTGCAGTTTAGAACTGTATTTAGGACAGTGCCCGGCGAATGAAGATAAGAAATCTATGGAAAATATTCCATTTCATGTGGCTGTAGGTGGATTGATGTTTGTTGCCACAGTGACAAGACCTGATATAATGTCTTTCTTCAGTCAAATAAGTCGGTTTCTTAACAACCCTGAACCTGAGCACTGGACTGCAGATAAACACATCCTAAAGTACCTTAAAGGTACAAGAGGAAAAGGTTTTAAATCCTGTGGTAATAAGCTTAAACTTCATTTTTATTCAAATCCTGATTTTACTGGAGATAACGATACTCGCCGTTCAACAACGAGCTATGTCAATGTACTGACCATTGGTCCAGTTATATGGATATCTCGCAGGCAAAAATGTGTTGCCATATCTATGACAGAAATAGGGTATATTGCAGGATCTGATACAGCTGCTGTGTGTTACTATCTTTGA